In the genome of Grus americana isolate bGruAme1 chromosome 16, bGruAme1.mat, whole genome shotgun sequence, one region contains:
- the EWSR1 gene encoding RNA-binding protein EWS isoform X1, which translates to MRSVGRRRRPDVGSAEEEGEKMASTDYSTYSQAAAQQGYSAYAPQPAQGYAQTTQQTYGQSYGTYGQPTDVSYTQPQTTATYGQTAYATSYGQPPTGYTTPTAPPAYSQPVQGYGTATYDTSTATVTTTQASYAAPSAYGTQPAYPAYGQQPAASAPARPQDGSKPAETSQPPSSTTGYSQPSLGYGQSNYSYPQVPASYPMQPVTAPPSYPPTSYSSTQPSSYDQSTYSQQSTYGQQSTYGQQTSYGQQSSYGQQPPPTSYPPQTGSYSQAPSQYSQQSSSYGQQSSFRQDHPSSMNVYGQESGGFSGPGENRNMSGPDNRGRGRGGYDRGGMSRGGRGGGRGGMGSAGERGGFNKPGGHMEEGPDLDLGPPMDPDEDSDNSSVYVQGLNDNVTLEDLADFFKQCGVVKMNKRTGQPMINLYIDKETGKPKGDATVSYDDPSTAKTAVEWFDGKDFQGSKLKVTLARKKGPMNSMRGGMPPREQRGMPPPLRGGPGGPGGPSGPMGRMGGRGGDRGGFSSRGPRGSRGNPSSGSVQHRAGDWQCPNPGCGNQNFAWRTECNQCKAPKPEGFLPPPFPPPGGDRGRGGPGGMRGGRGGGLMDRGGPGGMFRGGRGGDRGGFRGGRGMDRGGYGGGGRRGGGGPGGPPGPLMEQMGGGGRGGRRGGPGKMDKGEHRQERRDRPY; encoded by the exons aTGCGCAGTgtggggcggcggcggcggccggacGTTGGGAGCGCGGAGGAGGAAGGCGAGAAAATGGCGTCGACgg ATTATAGTACCTATAGTCAAGCCGCAGCTCAGCAGGG CTACAGCGCGTATGCACCTCAGCCAGCTCAAGGATACGCACAGACCACCCAG CAGACGTATGGGCAGAGTTACGGAACCTATGGACAACCCACGGATGTCAGCTACACACAGCCCCAGACGACTGCGACGTACGGGCAGACTGCGTATGCGACGTCCTATGGGCAGCCTCCTACCG GTTATACCACCCCAACTGCCCCCCCAGCGTACAGTCAGCCCGTCCAGGGGTACGGCACAGCCACCTACGATACTAGCACCGCTACGGTTACCACCACCCAGGCTTCCTACGCAGCACCGTCCGCTTATGGCACCCAGCCTGCCTACCCAGCCTAcgggcagcagccagcagcatccGCTCCTGCAAG ACCCCAGGATGGCAGCAAACCAGCAGAGACCAGCCAGCCGCCGTCGAGTACGACAGGCTACAGCCAGCCCAGCCTAGGGTATGGACAGAGCAACTACAGCTATCCTCAGGTGCCTGCCAGCTACCCCATGCAGCCGGTCACTGCGCCTCCCTCCTATCCTCCTACCAG CTATTCCTCCACACAGCCAAGCAGTTACGATCAGAGCACTTACTCCCAGCAGAGCACCTACGGGCAACAGAGCACCTACGGACAACAGACCAGCTATGGCCAGCAGAGCAGCTACgggcagcagccgccgccgACCAGTTACCCTCCCCAGACGGGTTCCTACAGCCAGGCCCCGAGCCAGTacagccagcagagcagcagctacGGCCAGCAGA GCTCGTTCCGTCAGGACCATCCTAGCAGCATGAACGTGTACGGACAGGAATCCGGAGGCTTTTCAGGCCCGGGAGAGAATCGGAATATGAGCGGCCCTGATAACcggggcaggggaagagggggaTATGATCGCGGAGGCATGAGCAGAGGTGGGCGGGGAGGAGGACGCGGTGGAATGGG CAGCGCTGGAGAGCGAGGTGGCTTCAATAAGCCTGGTG GACACATGGAAGAAGGACCGGACCTTGATTTAG GCCCACCTATGGACCCAGATGAGGACTCGGACAACAGTTCAGTTTATGTGCAGGGACTCAATGATAATGTGACCCTGGAGGATCTGGCAGATTTCTTCAAACAATGCGGTGTTGTCAAG ATGAACAAGAGGACCGGGCAGCCTATGATAAACCTCTACATTGACAAAGAAACCGGCAAACCCAAAGGAGATGCCACGGTATCTTACGATGACCCGTCTACCGCCAAAACAGCCGTTGAATGGTTTGATG GGAAGGATTTCCAGGGGAGCAAGCTCAAAGTTACCCTCGCACGGAAGAAGGGCCCGATGAACAGCATGCGAGGCGGGATGCCCCCACGTGAGCAGCGAGGAATGCCTCCCCCGCTGCGCGGAG GTCCAGGGGGGCCTGGCGGCCCGAGCGGCCCCATGGGCCGGATGGGAGGCAGAGGTGGAGACAGGGGTGGCTTCTCCTCGAGAGGACCGCGGGGATCCAGGGGAAACCCCTCCAGCGGGAGCGTCCAGCACCGAGCTGGTGACTGGCAGTGTCCCAATCC GGGATGCGGAAACCAGAACTTCGCCTGGAGAACGGAGTGTAACCAGTGCAAGGCTCCTAAACCGGAGGGGTTTCTTccaccccctttcccccccccag gCGGAGACCGCGGTAGAGGCGGCCCCGGGGGGATGCGAGGTGGGCGAGGAGGTGGCCTGATGGACCGTGGGGGACCCGGTGGCATGTTCAGAGGTGGCCGCGGTGGTGACAGAGGCGGATTCAGAGGAGGCCGGGGTATGGATCGAGGTGGCTATGGAGGAGGTGGCCGGCGAGGAGGGGGAGGACCCGGGGGCCCCCCGGGACCCCTGATGGAACAGATGGGAGGCGGAGGCAGAGGCGGACGGCGTGGAGGACCGGGAAAGATGGACAA GGGTGAGCACCGCCAGGAACGCCGAGACCGGCCCTACTAG
- the EWSR1 gene encoding RNA-binding protein EWS isoform X5 produces the protein MRSVGRRRRPDVGSAEEEGEKMASTDYSTYSQAAAQQGYSAYAPQPAQGYAQTTQTYGQSYGTYGQPTDVSYTQPQTTATYGQTAYATSYGQPPTGYTTPTAPPAYSQPVQGYGTATYDTSTATVTTTQASYAAPSAYGTQPAYPAYGQQPAASAPARPQDGSKPAETSQPPSSTTGYSQPSLGYGQSNYSYPQVPASYPMQPVTAPPSYPPTSYSSTQPSSYDQSTYSQQSTYGQQSTYGQQTSYGQQSSYGQQPPPTSYPPQTGSYSQAPSQYSQQSSSYGQQSSFRQDHPSSMNVYGQESGGFSGPGENRNMSGPDNRGRGRGGYDRGGMSRGGRGGGRGGMGLQSESLVYTSILKKYPYSVLSRQHNEKWD, from the exons aTGCGCAGTgtggggcggcggcggcggccggacGTTGGGAGCGCGGAGGAGGAAGGCGAGAAAATGGCGTCGACgg ATTATAGTACCTATAGTCAAGCCGCAGCTCAGCAGGG CTACAGCGCGTATGCACCTCAGCCAGCTCAAGGATACGCACAGACCACCCAG ACGTATGGGCAGAGTTACGGAACCTATGGACAACCCACGGATGTCAGCTACACACAGCCCCAGACGACTGCGACGTACGGGCAGACTGCGTATGCGACGTCCTATGGGCAGCCTCCTACCG GTTATACCACCCCAACTGCCCCCCCAGCGTACAGTCAGCCCGTCCAGGGGTACGGCACAGCCACCTACGATACTAGCACCGCTACGGTTACCACCACCCAGGCTTCCTACGCAGCACCGTCCGCTTATGGCACCCAGCCTGCCTACCCAGCCTAcgggcagcagccagcagcatccGCTCCTGCAAG ACCCCAGGATGGCAGCAAACCAGCAGAGACCAGCCAGCCGCCGTCGAGTACGACAGGCTACAGCCAGCCCAGCCTAGGGTATGGACAGAGCAACTACAGCTATCCTCAGGTGCCTGCCAGCTACCCCATGCAGCCGGTCACTGCGCCTCCCTCCTATCCTCCTACCAG CTATTCCTCCACACAGCCAAGCAGTTACGATCAGAGCACTTACTCCCAGCAGAGCACCTACGGGCAACAGAGCACCTACGGACAACAGACCAGCTATGGCCAGCAGAGCAGCTACgggcagcagccgccgccgACCAGTTACCCTCCCCAGACGGGTTCCTACAGCCAGGCCCCGAGCCAGTacagccagcagagcagcagctacGGCCAGCAGA GCTCGTTCCGTCAGGACCATCCTAGCAGCATGAACGTGTACGGACAGGAATCCGGAGGCTTTTCAGGCCCGGGAGAGAATCGGAATATGAGCGGCCCTGATAACcggggcaggggaagagggggaTATGATCGCGGAGGCATGAGCAGAGGTGGGCGGGGAGGAGGACGCGGTGGAATGGG GTTACAAAGTGAGAGCCTTGTATACACTTCAATACTTAAAAAGTACCCGTACTCAGTACTCAGCCGGCAGCATAATGAAAAGTGGGACTAG
- the EWSR1 gene encoding RNA-binding protein EWS isoform X3 has protein sequence MRSVGRRRRPDVGSAEEEGEKMASTDYSTYSQAAAQQGYSAYAPQPAQGYAQTTQQTYGQSYGTYGQPTDVSYTQPQTTATYGQTAYATSYGQPPTGYTTPTAPPAYSQPVQGYGTATYDTSTATVTTTQASYAAPSAYGTQPAYPAYGQQPAASAPARPQDGSKPAETSQPPSSTTGYSQPSLGYGQSNYSYPQVPASYPMQPVTAPPSYPPTSYSSTQPSSYDQSTYSQQSTYGQQSTYGQQTSYGQQSSYGQQPPPTSYPPQTGSYSQAPSQYSQQSSSYGQQSSFRQDHPSSMNVYGQESGGFSGPGENRNMSGPDNRGRGRGGYDRGGMSRGGRGGGRGGMGAGERGGFNKPGGHMEEGPDLDLGPPMDPDEDSDNSSVYVQGLNDNVTLEDLADFFKQCGVVKMNKRTGQPMINLYIDKETGKPKGDATVSYDDPSTAKTAVEWFDGKDFQGSKLKVTLARKKGPMNSMRGGMPPREQRGMPPPLRGGPGGPGGPSGPMGRMGGRGGDRGGFSSRGPRGSRGNPSSGSVQHRAGDWQCPNPGCGNQNFAWRTECNQCKAPKPEGFLPPPFPPPGGDRGRGGPGGMRGGRGGGLMDRGGPGGMFRGGRGGDRGGFRGGRGMDRGGYGGGGRRGGGGPGGPPGPLMEQMGGGGRGGRRGGPGKMDKGEHRQERRDRPY, from the exons aTGCGCAGTgtggggcggcggcggcggccggacGTTGGGAGCGCGGAGGAGGAAGGCGAGAAAATGGCGTCGACgg ATTATAGTACCTATAGTCAAGCCGCAGCTCAGCAGGG CTACAGCGCGTATGCACCTCAGCCAGCTCAAGGATACGCACAGACCACCCAG CAGACGTATGGGCAGAGTTACGGAACCTATGGACAACCCACGGATGTCAGCTACACACAGCCCCAGACGACTGCGACGTACGGGCAGACTGCGTATGCGACGTCCTATGGGCAGCCTCCTACCG GTTATACCACCCCAACTGCCCCCCCAGCGTACAGTCAGCCCGTCCAGGGGTACGGCACAGCCACCTACGATACTAGCACCGCTACGGTTACCACCACCCAGGCTTCCTACGCAGCACCGTCCGCTTATGGCACCCAGCCTGCCTACCCAGCCTAcgggcagcagccagcagcatccGCTCCTGCAAG ACCCCAGGATGGCAGCAAACCAGCAGAGACCAGCCAGCCGCCGTCGAGTACGACAGGCTACAGCCAGCCCAGCCTAGGGTATGGACAGAGCAACTACAGCTATCCTCAGGTGCCTGCCAGCTACCCCATGCAGCCGGTCACTGCGCCTCCCTCCTATCCTCCTACCAG CTATTCCTCCACACAGCCAAGCAGTTACGATCAGAGCACTTACTCCCAGCAGAGCACCTACGGGCAACAGAGCACCTACGGACAACAGACCAGCTATGGCCAGCAGAGCAGCTACgggcagcagccgccgccgACCAGTTACCCTCCCCAGACGGGTTCCTACAGCCAGGCCCCGAGCCAGTacagccagcagagcagcagctacGGCCAGCAGA GCTCGTTCCGTCAGGACCATCCTAGCAGCATGAACGTGTACGGACAGGAATCCGGAGGCTTTTCAGGCCCGGGAGAGAATCGGAATATGAGCGGCCCTGATAACcggggcaggggaagagggggaTATGATCGCGGAGGCATGAGCAGAGGTGGGCGGGGAGGAGGACGCGGTGGAATGGG CGCTGGAGAGCGAGGTGGCTTCAATAAGCCTGGTG GACACATGGAAGAAGGACCGGACCTTGATTTAG GCCCACCTATGGACCCAGATGAGGACTCGGACAACAGTTCAGTTTATGTGCAGGGACTCAATGATAATGTGACCCTGGAGGATCTGGCAGATTTCTTCAAACAATGCGGTGTTGTCAAG ATGAACAAGAGGACCGGGCAGCCTATGATAAACCTCTACATTGACAAAGAAACCGGCAAACCCAAAGGAGATGCCACGGTATCTTACGATGACCCGTCTACCGCCAAAACAGCCGTTGAATGGTTTGATG GGAAGGATTTCCAGGGGAGCAAGCTCAAAGTTACCCTCGCACGGAAGAAGGGCCCGATGAACAGCATGCGAGGCGGGATGCCCCCACGTGAGCAGCGAGGAATGCCTCCCCCGCTGCGCGGAG GTCCAGGGGGGCCTGGCGGCCCGAGCGGCCCCATGGGCCGGATGGGAGGCAGAGGTGGAGACAGGGGTGGCTTCTCCTCGAGAGGACCGCGGGGATCCAGGGGAAACCCCTCCAGCGGGAGCGTCCAGCACCGAGCTGGTGACTGGCAGTGTCCCAATCC GGGATGCGGAAACCAGAACTTCGCCTGGAGAACGGAGTGTAACCAGTGCAAGGCTCCTAAACCGGAGGGGTTTCTTccaccccctttcccccccccag gCGGAGACCGCGGTAGAGGCGGCCCCGGGGGGATGCGAGGTGGGCGAGGAGGTGGCCTGATGGACCGTGGGGGACCCGGTGGCATGTTCAGAGGTGGCCGCGGTGGTGACAGAGGCGGATTCAGAGGAGGCCGGGGTATGGATCGAGGTGGCTATGGAGGAGGTGGCCGGCGAGGAGGGGGAGGACCCGGGGGCCCCCCGGGACCCCTGATGGAACAGATGGGAGGCGGAGGCAGAGGCGGACGGCGTGGAGGACCGGGAAAGATGGACAA GGGTGAGCACCGCCAGGAACGCCGAGACCGGCCCTACTAG
- the EWSR1 gene encoding RNA-binding protein EWS isoform X2: MRSVGRRRRPDVGSAEEEGEKMASTDYSTYSQAAAQQGYSAYAPQPAQGYAQTTQTYGQSYGTYGQPTDVSYTQPQTTATYGQTAYATSYGQPPTGYTTPTAPPAYSQPVQGYGTATYDTSTATVTTTQASYAAPSAYGTQPAYPAYGQQPAASAPARPQDGSKPAETSQPPSSTTGYSQPSLGYGQSNYSYPQVPASYPMQPVTAPPSYPPTSYSSTQPSSYDQSTYSQQSTYGQQSTYGQQTSYGQQSSYGQQPPPTSYPPQTGSYSQAPSQYSQQSSSYGQQSSFRQDHPSSMNVYGQESGGFSGPGENRNMSGPDNRGRGRGGYDRGGMSRGGRGGGRGGMGSAGERGGFNKPGGHMEEGPDLDLGPPMDPDEDSDNSSVYVQGLNDNVTLEDLADFFKQCGVVKMNKRTGQPMINLYIDKETGKPKGDATVSYDDPSTAKTAVEWFDGKDFQGSKLKVTLARKKGPMNSMRGGMPPREQRGMPPPLRGGPGGPGGPSGPMGRMGGRGGDRGGFSSRGPRGSRGNPSSGSVQHRAGDWQCPNPGCGNQNFAWRTECNQCKAPKPEGFLPPPFPPPGGDRGRGGPGGMRGGRGGGLMDRGGPGGMFRGGRGGDRGGFRGGRGMDRGGYGGGGRRGGGGPGGPPGPLMEQMGGGGRGGRRGGPGKMDKGEHRQERRDRPY; encoded by the exons aTGCGCAGTgtggggcggcggcggcggccggacGTTGGGAGCGCGGAGGAGGAAGGCGAGAAAATGGCGTCGACgg ATTATAGTACCTATAGTCAAGCCGCAGCTCAGCAGGG CTACAGCGCGTATGCACCTCAGCCAGCTCAAGGATACGCACAGACCACCCAG ACGTATGGGCAGAGTTACGGAACCTATGGACAACCCACGGATGTCAGCTACACACAGCCCCAGACGACTGCGACGTACGGGCAGACTGCGTATGCGACGTCCTATGGGCAGCCTCCTACCG GTTATACCACCCCAACTGCCCCCCCAGCGTACAGTCAGCCCGTCCAGGGGTACGGCACAGCCACCTACGATACTAGCACCGCTACGGTTACCACCACCCAGGCTTCCTACGCAGCACCGTCCGCTTATGGCACCCAGCCTGCCTACCCAGCCTAcgggcagcagccagcagcatccGCTCCTGCAAG ACCCCAGGATGGCAGCAAACCAGCAGAGACCAGCCAGCCGCCGTCGAGTACGACAGGCTACAGCCAGCCCAGCCTAGGGTATGGACAGAGCAACTACAGCTATCCTCAGGTGCCTGCCAGCTACCCCATGCAGCCGGTCACTGCGCCTCCCTCCTATCCTCCTACCAG CTATTCCTCCACACAGCCAAGCAGTTACGATCAGAGCACTTACTCCCAGCAGAGCACCTACGGGCAACAGAGCACCTACGGACAACAGACCAGCTATGGCCAGCAGAGCAGCTACgggcagcagccgccgccgACCAGTTACCCTCCCCAGACGGGTTCCTACAGCCAGGCCCCGAGCCAGTacagccagcagagcagcagctacGGCCAGCAGA GCTCGTTCCGTCAGGACCATCCTAGCAGCATGAACGTGTACGGACAGGAATCCGGAGGCTTTTCAGGCCCGGGAGAGAATCGGAATATGAGCGGCCCTGATAACcggggcaggggaagagggggaTATGATCGCGGAGGCATGAGCAGAGGTGGGCGGGGAGGAGGACGCGGTGGAATGGG CAGCGCTGGAGAGCGAGGTGGCTTCAATAAGCCTGGTG GACACATGGAAGAAGGACCGGACCTTGATTTAG GCCCACCTATGGACCCAGATGAGGACTCGGACAACAGTTCAGTTTATGTGCAGGGACTCAATGATAATGTGACCCTGGAGGATCTGGCAGATTTCTTCAAACAATGCGGTGTTGTCAAG ATGAACAAGAGGACCGGGCAGCCTATGATAAACCTCTACATTGACAAAGAAACCGGCAAACCCAAAGGAGATGCCACGGTATCTTACGATGACCCGTCTACCGCCAAAACAGCCGTTGAATGGTTTGATG GGAAGGATTTCCAGGGGAGCAAGCTCAAAGTTACCCTCGCACGGAAGAAGGGCCCGATGAACAGCATGCGAGGCGGGATGCCCCCACGTGAGCAGCGAGGAATGCCTCCCCCGCTGCGCGGAG GTCCAGGGGGGCCTGGCGGCCCGAGCGGCCCCATGGGCCGGATGGGAGGCAGAGGTGGAGACAGGGGTGGCTTCTCCTCGAGAGGACCGCGGGGATCCAGGGGAAACCCCTCCAGCGGGAGCGTCCAGCACCGAGCTGGTGACTGGCAGTGTCCCAATCC GGGATGCGGAAACCAGAACTTCGCCTGGAGAACGGAGTGTAACCAGTGCAAGGCTCCTAAACCGGAGGGGTTTCTTccaccccctttcccccccccag gCGGAGACCGCGGTAGAGGCGGCCCCGGGGGGATGCGAGGTGGGCGAGGAGGTGGCCTGATGGACCGTGGGGGACCCGGTGGCATGTTCAGAGGTGGCCGCGGTGGTGACAGAGGCGGATTCAGAGGAGGCCGGGGTATGGATCGAGGTGGCTATGGAGGAGGTGGCCGGCGAGGAGGGGGAGGACCCGGGGGCCCCCCGGGACCCCTGATGGAACAGATGGGAGGCGGAGGCAGAGGCGGACGGCGTGGAGGACCGGGAAAGATGGACAA GGGTGAGCACCGCCAGGAACGCCGAGACCGGCCCTACTAG
- the EWSR1 gene encoding RNA-binding protein EWS isoform X4, whose protein sequence is MRSVGRRRRPDVGSAEEEGEKMASTDYSTYSQAAAQQGYSAYAPQPAQGYAQTTQTYGQSYGTYGQPTDVSYTQPQTTATYGQTAYATSYGQPPTGYTTPTAPPAYSQPVQGYGTATYDTSTATVTTTQASYAAPSAYGTQPAYPAYGQQPAASAPARPQDGSKPAETSQPPSSTTGYSQPSLGYGQSNYSYPQVPASYPMQPVTAPPSYPPTSYSSTQPSSYDQSTYSQQSTYGQQSTYGQQTSYGQQSSYGQQPPPTSYPPQTGSYSQAPSQYSQQSSSYGQQSSFRQDHPSSMNVYGQESGGFSGPGENRNMSGPDNRGRGRGGYDRGGMSRGGRGGGRGGMGAGERGGFNKPGGHMEEGPDLDLGPPMDPDEDSDNSSVYVQGLNDNVTLEDLADFFKQCGVVKMNKRTGQPMINLYIDKETGKPKGDATVSYDDPSTAKTAVEWFDGKDFQGSKLKVTLARKKGPMNSMRGGMPPREQRGMPPPLRGGPGGPGGPSGPMGRMGGRGGDRGGFSSRGPRGSRGNPSSGSVQHRAGDWQCPNPGCGNQNFAWRTECNQCKAPKPEGFLPPPFPPPGGDRGRGGPGGMRGGRGGGLMDRGGPGGMFRGGRGGDRGGFRGGRGMDRGGYGGGGRRGGGGPGGPPGPLMEQMGGGGRGGRRGGPGKMDKGEHRQERRDRPY, encoded by the exons aTGCGCAGTgtggggcggcggcggcggccggacGTTGGGAGCGCGGAGGAGGAAGGCGAGAAAATGGCGTCGACgg ATTATAGTACCTATAGTCAAGCCGCAGCTCAGCAGGG CTACAGCGCGTATGCACCTCAGCCAGCTCAAGGATACGCACAGACCACCCAG ACGTATGGGCAGAGTTACGGAACCTATGGACAACCCACGGATGTCAGCTACACACAGCCCCAGACGACTGCGACGTACGGGCAGACTGCGTATGCGACGTCCTATGGGCAGCCTCCTACCG GTTATACCACCCCAACTGCCCCCCCAGCGTACAGTCAGCCCGTCCAGGGGTACGGCACAGCCACCTACGATACTAGCACCGCTACGGTTACCACCACCCAGGCTTCCTACGCAGCACCGTCCGCTTATGGCACCCAGCCTGCCTACCCAGCCTAcgggcagcagccagcagcatccGCTCCTGCAAG ACCCCAGGATGGCAGCAAACCAGCAGAGACCAGCCAGCCGCCGTCGAGTACGACAGGCTACAGCCAGCCCAGCCTAGGGTATGGACAGAGCAACTACAGCTATCCTCAGGTGCCTGCCAGCTACCCCATGCAGCCGGTCACTGCGCCTCCCTCCTATCCTCCTACCAG CTATTCCTCCACACAGCCAAGCAGTTACGATCAGAGCACTTACTCCCAGCAGAGCACCTACGGGCAACAGAGCACCTACGGACAACAGACCAGCTATGGCCAGCAGAGCAGCTACgggcagcagccgccgccgACCAGTTACCCTCCCCAGACGGGTTCCTACAGCCAGGCCCCGAGCCAGTacagccagcagagcagcagctacGGCCAGCAGA GCTCGTTCCGTCAGGACCATCCTAGCAGCATGAACGTGTACGGACAGGAATCCGGAGGCTTTTCAGGCCCGGGAGAGAATCGGAATATGAGCGGCCCTGATAACcggggcaggggaagagggggaTATGATCGCGGAGGCATGAGCAGAGGTGGGCGGGGAGGAGGACGCGGTGGAATGGG CGCTGGAGAGCGAGGTGGCTTCAATAAGCCTGGTG GACACATGGAAGAAGGACCGGACCTTGATTTAG GCCCACCTATGGACCCAGATGAGGACTCGGACAACAGTTCAGTTTATGTGCAGGGACTCAATGATAATGTGACCCTGGAGGATCTGGCAGATTTCTTCAAACAATGCGGTGTTGTCAAG ATGAACAAGAGGACCGGGCAGCCTATGATAAACCTCTACATTGACAAAGAAACCGGCAAACCCAAAGGAGATGCCACGGTATCTTACGATGACCCGTCTACCGCCAAAACAGCCGTTGAATGGTTTGATG GGAAGGATTTCCAGGGGAGCAAGCTCAAAGTTACCCTCGCACGGAAGAAGGGCCCGATGAACAGCATGCGAGGCGGGATGCCCCCACGTGAGCAGCGAGGAATGCCTCCCCCGCTGCGCGGAG GTCCAGGGGGGCCTGGCGGCCCGAGCGGCCCCATGGGCCGGATGGGAGGCAGAGGTGGAGACAGGGGTGGCTTCTCCTCGAGAGGACCGCGGGGATCCAGGGGAAACCCCTCCAGCGGGAGCGTCCAGCACCGAGCTGGTGACTGGCAGTGTCCCAATCC GGGATGCGGAAACCAGAACTTCGCCTGGAGAACGGAGTGTAACCAGTGCAAGGCTCCTAAACCGGAGGGGTTTCTTccaccccctttcccccccccag gCGGAGACCGCGGTAGAGGCGGCCCCGGGGGGATGCGAGGTGGGCGAGGAGGTGGCCTGATGGACCGTGGGGGACCCGGTGGCATGTTCAGAGGTGGCCGCGGTGGTGACAGAGGCGGATTCAGAGGAGGCCGGGGTATGGATCGAGGTGGCTATGGAGGAGGTGGCCGGCGAGGAGGGGGAGGACCCGGGGGCCCCCCGGGACCCCTGATGGAACAGATGGGAGGCGGAGGCAGAGGCGGACGGCGTGGAGGACCGGGAAAGATGGACAA GGGTGAGCACCGCCAGGAACGCCGAGACCGGCCCTACTAG